Within Romboutsia sp. CE17, the genomic segment TCTAAATTTGATAATATGTTAGGTCTAGGTAGTGGTGCTGGAGTTATATTTGGTAATAGTGGTGGTGTTACAGAAGCTGCTGTTAGAACTGCATATCATTCAATAACAGGTGAAGATCCAACTGGAGAGCTTTTAAGCTTTGAGCCAGTAAGGGGATTAGATGGAGTAAAAGAAGCATCTATAACTATAGGAGATATTAATTTAAAATTAGCTGTAGTACAAGGAACTGCTCATGCAAGAACATTAATTGAAAAGATAAAAAATAATGAAGTTAATTATGACTTTGTTGAAGTAATGGCCTGTAAAGGTGGTTGTATAGGTGGAGGTGGTCAACCTAAAACTACAAAGGTAATAAATGATAAAATAAGACTTAGTCGTATAGAAGGGTTATATGGTAAAGATGAAGAATTAAAGATAAAGTGTAGCTACCAAAATCCAGATATAATAGCAGTATATAAAGAGTTTTATAAAGAACCACTATCACACTTAGCACATGAGCTTTTACATACATCATATGAATCTAAAAAACATATGTTAGGTATTGATAATGACCAAGAGATATCTTCAGATGAAATTATATAATTTTTAGAAGCTAAGATTTTTTAGTAAGCTGTCTTAAATATACATAGTTTTAAGACAGCCTATTTATATTAAGTTATTAAAAGTTTTATAATTTTTAGATATCGTAAATTACATAAAATTATTCGAGATATATTTAAGCAAAGCAACGTTTATTATATAAATATAGAGGTGATAAAAGTGGATGTTAAAGCGATAATACAAAAACTATATGATACTAATGATGCATCAAGAGAAGAATTATTGTATCTATTAGATAATATGGATGGTGATAGTAAAAAATTTCTTATAGAAAAAGCTTATGAAACAAGATATAAATATTTTAAAAATACAGTATTTGCTAGAGGACTAATAGAAATTAGTAGTTACTGTAAAAAGGATTGTTTGTACTGTGGGCTTAGAAGAAGCAACAAAAATGCTGAAAGATATAGATTAGATATAGATGATATAGTAGAGTGCGCTAAAAGAGGAGACGAGCTAGGATATAAGACTGTAGTTTTACAAGGTGGAGAAGATGCTTTCTACACAGATGAAAAAATGGTTGAAATTATAAAAGCTATTAAAAAGGAACTTCCCAATAATGCACTAACTTTATCTATTGGAGAAAGAAGTTATGATTCTTATAAAAAGCTATATGAAGCTGGAGCAGATAGATTTTTACTTAGACATGAAAGTGCAACTAAGAGCTTATATGAATCTATACATAATACTGAATCATTTGAAGAGAGAAGAAGTTGTTTAAGAAATCTAAAGGAAATAGGATTCCAATCAGGGGCAGGATTTATGGTAGGATTACCTAATCAAACTAATGAAGATTTAGTAAATGATTTAAGATTTGTAAAAGAATTAGAACCGGCAATGTGTGGTATAGGCCCATTTATTCCTCATAAAGACACACCTCTTAAAGACTGTAGTGCAGGTACTACAGAAAAGACTATAATTTTACTTGCAATAACAAGACTATTACTACCAAAGGTGTTATTACCTGCAACTACAGCACTTGCAAGTATTGATAGTAATGGAAGAAATGAAGGACTAAGAGCTGGAGCAAATGTTATAATGCCAAACTTATCACCAATGGGAGTTAGAAAAAAGTACTCTTTATATAATAATAAAGCATTTATATTAGATGAAGATGCAGAGTATAGAAACAGTATAGAAGAAAAGCTAAAGGAAGCAGGCTTTGAACTAGTTGTATCAAGAGGAGATAATCCAGACTTTGCATAGTTTTAGAATTTTAAAAGAATCGAATTTTAATCAATATGACGTGACCTTGCCGAACATACACTGTCGACATGAGTAAAGCGAATTTCAGATAAAAGGAGAAGAGTTATGTTCATAAATCATGATTTTATATACAAAATATTAGAAGAAACAAAAAATCCAACTAATGAAGAAATTAAAGAAGTTTTAGAGAAAGCTAAAAAAAGAGATGGATTATCATATAAAGATATAGCTATATTACTTCAAGCTGAAGATAAAAATGATTTAGAAGAAATATACAAATTAGCTGGGGAAATAAAGAAAGATATATACGGAAAAAGAGTAGTAGTTTTTGCACCTCTTTATGTTAGTGATTACTGCGTAAACAACTGTGTATATTGTGGTTATAAAAGAGATAATAAGTTTACAAGAAGAAAATTAACTATGGAAGAAGTTGCAGAAGAAGTTAGAATTTTAGAGAAAATGGGACATAAAAGATTAGCACTAGAACTTGGTGAAGATCCAGTAAATGCTCCTATAGACTATGCACTAGAATGTTTAGATACAATATATAAAACTCAAAATGCAAACGGAGAGATAAGAAGAGTTAATGTAAATATAGCTGCTACTACTGTAGAAAACTATAAAAAATTAAATGAAAAAGGAATAGGTACATATATATTATTCCAAGAAACATATCATGAAGATTCTTACAATAAGATGCATCCAAAGTCTTTAAAAGGAGATTATGAATATCATCTAACTGCCTTTGACAGAGCTATGGAGGCTGGAATAGATGATGTTGGAGCAGGTGTATTATTTGGACTTGCTGATCCTAGATTTGAAGTATTAGGTCTTATGATGCATAATGCTCATTTAGAAGAAAAGTATGGAGTAGGATTCCACACTATATCAGTGCCAAGACTACAACCTGCTAATGGGGTTACACTTGAAAATTACCCATATCTATTAGATGATAAAATGTTTAAAAAAGTAGTTGCAATACTAAGAATTGCAGTA encodes:
- the hydE gene encoding [FeFe] hydrogenase H-cluster radical SAM maturase HydE; amino-acid sequence: MIKVDVKAIIQKLYDTNDASREELLYLLDNMDGDSKKFLIEKAYETRYKYFKNTVFARGLIEISSYCKKDCLYCGLRRSNKNAERYRLDIDDIVECAKRGDELGYKTVVLQGGEDAFYTDEKMVEIIKAIKKELPNNALTLSIGERSYDSYKKLYEAGADRFLLRHESATKSLYESIHNTESFEERRSCLRNLKEIGFQSGAGFMVGLPNQTNEDLVNDLRFVKELEPAMCGIGPFIPHKDTPLKDCSAGTTEKTIILLAITRLLLPKVLLPATTALASIDSNGRNEGLRAGANVIMPNLSPMGVRKKYSLYNNKAFILDEDAEYRNSIEEKLKEAGFELVVSRGDNPDFA
- the hydG gene encoding [FeFe] hydrogenase H-cluster radical SAM maturase HydG, whose product is MFINHDFIYKILEETKNPTNEEIKEVLEKAKKRDGLSYKDIAILLQAEDKNDLEEIYKLAGEIKKDIYGKRVVVFAPLYVSDYCVNNCVYCGYKRDNKFTRRKLTMEEVAEEVRILEKMGHKRLALELGEDPVNAPIDYALECLDTIYKTQNANGEIRRVNVNIAATTVENYKKLNEKGIGTYILFQETYHEDSYNKMHPKSLKGDYEYHLTAFDRAMEAGIDDVGAGVLFGLADPRFEVLGLMMHNAHLEEKYGVGFHTISVPRLQPANGVTLENYPYLLDDKMFKKVVAILRIAVPFTGLILSTRETPKMRRELLKYGVSQISAGSSTGVGGYKQREEGEEIKQFKTNDERSPIEILKELLDDGYIPSYCTACYRKGRTGDRFMSLAKSGNIKYVCEPNAIMTLLEFTLDYGDKELYDKAQEIINTEVENIPREDIKNMTKASLEKMKNGERDFYL